A genome region from Anastrepha ludens isolate Willacy chromosome 3, idAnaLude1.1, whole genome shotgun sequence includes the following:
- the LOC128859084 gene encoding NAD-dependent protein deacylase Sirt4 codes for MRFNQVQRFHLSFNQWAAKQQYVPKHNPVLEKDIKRLEDFLMSKPNIVVLTGAGISTESGIPDYRSEGVGLYARTNHKPIQHMEFVRSADVRQRYWARNFVGWPVFSATEPNRTHHALARFELEGRIQAVVTQNVDRLHTKAGSRNVVELHGSGYVVKCLSCDYRIDRHGFQDILNTLNPEFRDAPDMIRPDGDVEIPPEYIGNFRIPSCPICDGHMKPEIVFFGDNVPKQRLERIAEMIYNADGLLVLGSSLLVFSGYRMVLQTKDLNLPLAIVNIGETRADHLADLKLAAKCGDVLPKLFNFKK; via the exons ATGCGTTTTAATCAAGTACAGAGATTTCATCTTTCCTTCAACCAATGGGCTGCAAAACAACAATATGTGCCTAAACATAATCCAGTGCTGGAGAAGGATATCAAACGGCTGGAAGATTTCCTTATGTCAAAACCCAATATAGTTGTACTAACAGGCGCAGGCATTTCAACAGAGTCTG GCATTCCCGACTACCGTTCCGAGGGAGTTGGTTTATACGCGCGCACGAACCACAAACCCATACAACATATGGAATTTGTACGCTCCGCTGACGTGCGTCAACGATATTGGGCGCGAAATTTTGTAGGATGGCCAGTTTTTTCAGCAACAGAGCCCAATCGTACCCATCATGCGTTGGCGCGTTTCGAACTCGAAGGACGTATACAGGCTGTAGTAACACAAAATGTTGACCGGCTGCATACGAAAGCTGGCAGTCGCAATGTTGTAGAATTGCATGGCAGCGGTTATGTGGTCAAATGTTTATCGTGCGACTATCGCATTGATCGACATGGATTTCAGGACATTCTTAACACTCTAAATCCTGAATTTCGTGATGCACCCGATATGATTCGGCCGGATGGTGATGTGGAAATACCACCTGAGTACATAGGTAACTTTCGCATACCATCATGCCCAATATGTGATGGTCACATGAAACCCGAGATTGTATTCTTTGGTGATAATGTTCCAAAGCAGCGACTCGAACGCATTGCGGAGATGATTTATAACGCCGATGGGCTGTTGGTACTCGGTTCGAGTTTGCTGGTATTTTCTGGCTATCGAATGGTACTGCAAACAAAAGACCTCAATTTGCCTTTGGCTATCGTAAATATTGGCGAGACACGTGCCGATCATTTGGCGGATTTGAAGCTGGCCGCCAAATGCGGTGATGTGTTACcgaaattgtttaattttaaaaaataa
- the LOC128859083 gene encoding lariat debranching enzyme: MKIAVEGCAHGELEKIYETIQSIENEEGVKVDLLLCCGDFQATRNLEDLQTMAVPQKYLDMCSFYKYYSGELVAPILTLFIGGNHEASNHLQELPYGGWVAPNIYYLGYAGVVKVNGIRIAGLSGIYKGHDYLRGRYEFAPYTDTTRTSVYHVRQLEVFRLKQLSDSIDIFMSHDWPRGVYNYGNKSQLARFKPHFRDEMDKGQLGSRPCEDLLKLLKPKYWFAAHLHCKFAALVTHDELDESREVAESSYENLSLRKKATSEDSEGRVTKFLALDKCLPKRRFLQLLDIETPVSESDIRLEYDLEWLTILFLTNNLTNVKSAKYYLPGPHNAASTERYNFKPTTDEMEHVRNKFASDLFVPNNFVRTVEPYNASESSNGYTAQPKAVINPQTQQFCDALGIDDPVSLALIIGGQELSYSSALNESTDTEFNDSATSVQTEQSSLNMSSSTGDAPSPRQISPFKRKSSSSLNLPKPISEIDGAEGEFQEKINSDELHLGNSSADEAEKEDKATENVNEVDSEVNALNVKPPVKKFKRRNQSLYMNESKEDE, from the exons ATGAAGATTGCTGTCGAAGGTTGTGCTCACGGTGAGctggaaaaaatttatgaaacaaTACAGAGCATTGAAAATGAGGAGGGCGTCAAAGTGGATTTGTTACTTTGCTGTGGCGACTTCCAGGCTACACGTAATTTGGAGGATTTGCAGACAATGGCTGtcccacaaaaatatttggatatGTGCTCATTCTATAA ATACTACAGTGGTGAGCTAGTTGCGCCAATACTTACGTTATTTATAGGTGGTAATCATGAAGCATCCAATCATCTCCAGGAACTACCGTACGGCGGCTGGGTAGCGCCGAATATATACTACCTGGGATATGCTGGCGTAGTAAAAGTAAATGGCATCCGCATTGCAGGCCTGTCCGGTATTTATAAGGGTCACGACTATTTGCGGGGGCGATACGAATTCGCCCCCTATACCGACACCACACGTACAAGTGTATACCATGTCCGCCAGCTCGAAGTGTTCCGCCTGAAACAACTCTCTGATTCAATCGACATATTTATGTCACACGATTGGCCCCGTGGCGTTTACAACTATGGCAATAAATCGCAATTAGCTCGCTTCAAACCTCATTTCCGTGACGAAATGGATAAAGGCCAGCTTGGGAGTAGGCCTTGTGAAGATTTGCTCAAATTGCTTAAACCGAAATACTGGTTTGCTGCACATTTGCACTGCAAATTCGCTGCTTTGGTGACGCATGATGAATTGGATGAAAGCAGAGAAGTTGCCGAAAGTAGTTATGAAAATCTTAGTTTAAGGAAAAAAGCAACGAGTGAAGACAGTGAAGGGCGTGTTACCAAATTTCTTGCCTTGGACAAGTGTTTGCCAAAACGTCGTTTTTTGCAGTTGCTTGATATTGAAACTCCAGTTTCCGAGAGTGATATACGTTTGGAATATGATCTTGAATGGTTGACAATTCTCTTTTTAACTAATAATTTAACCAACGTGAAGAGTGCAAAATACTATCTACCGGGTCCACATAATGCAGCAAGTACTGAACGTTACAACTTTAAACCAACAACCGATGAAATGGAACATGTACGCAACAAGTTTGCTTCAGACTTATTTGTGCCCAATAATTTCGTACGCACAGTTGAGCCCTACAATGCTAGCGAATCCAGTAATGGCTATACGGCGCAGCCTAAAGCGGTAATTAATCCACAGACTCAACAATTCTGCGACGCTTTAGGTATTGATGATCCCGTAAGTCTAGCGCTAATAATTGGTGGACAAGAGCTTAGCTATTCCAGTGCGTTGAATGAAAGCACTGACACTGAGTTCAACGATTCTGCAACGTCCGTTCAAACGGAGCAGTCGAGCTTAAATATGTCAAGCAGTACTGGTGATGCGCCATCACCGCGGCAAATTAGTCCTTTCAAGCGAAAAAGCAGTAGTAGTCTGAATTTGCCCAAACCCATTTCGGAGATAGATGGTGCAGAGGGTGAatttcaggaaaaaataaattctgatgAACTGCATCTAGGTAATAGTTCTGCTGATGAGGCAGAAAAGGAAGATAAAGCGACCGAGAATGTAAACGAGGTGGATAGTGAAGTTAACGCTTTGAATGTGAAACCACCTGTCAAGAAGTTCAAGCGACGAAATCAGAGCTTATATATGAATGAAAGCAAAGAAGATGAATGA
- the LOC128859085 gene encoding required for meiotic nuclear division protein 1 homolog → MNFARLIFARSAGGTSLTQKVTGVFHRQITCSNIKHASQKPLTQFELKLPTPLTHSRKAAQQATVGASVAQVLKKRTVRKKWDGHGFEDLSAEGFFNVTAFTTAEEYDLEALMKGLNEQNLYTVKKYFSTDNLGAEQDVLYATAKYPVGEEARDIIFFREGSVVLWNFNEIETNNLLSFLRPYEKDQYLSPLVRGESEVMPYMYIPSTAVDVEGDIVSASDTEVARAFFYNGKFFLASEGDNFLQKYTFSNAMATSIKLGMWEAMLERYIDSIEYLTDDLKRGRRIRMSRAEVLRKTGELFALRHEINLASDLLDTPDFYWDREELEKLYLQVCSYFSISRRTKVMNEKINHCVELAELISHNLNDAHHIRLEWMIIILIMVEVGFETVHYMDRFYSKDEEDAALSH, encoded by the coding sequence atgaACTTTGCGCGACTTATATTTGCCAGAAGTGCTGGTGGCACATCTTTAACGCAGAAAGTGACTGGTGTATTTCATCGGCAAATTACATGCAGCAATATTAAGCATGCCTCACAAAAGCCTCTGACGCAATTTGAATTGAAACTTCCAACACCATTAACACATAGTCGAAAGGCGGCACAACAGGCTACTGTTGGTGCTTCAGTTGCTCAAGTTTTAAAAAAGCGTACCGTTCGCAAGAAGTGGGATGGCCATGGCTTTGAGGACTTGTCCGCTGAGGGATTTTTCAACGTTACTGCTTTTACTACTGCCGAAGAATATGATTTGGAGGCACTGATGAAAGGTTTAAACGAACAAAATTTGTACACTGTTAAGAAATATTTCTCTACAGACAATCTTGGGGCGGAACAGGATGTGTTATATGCGACTGCGAAATATCCAGTAGGTGAGGAAGCACGCGATATAATTTTCTTCCGCGAAGGATCAGTAGTATTGTGGAACTTCAatgaaattgaaacaaataattTACTATCGTTTTTGCGACCGTACGAGAAGGACCAATATTTAAGTCCACTAGTCCGTGGCGAAAGCGAGGTAATgccgtatatgtacataccttcCACCGCAGTTGATGTTGAAGGTGATATCGTGTCTGCATCAGATACGGAAGTGGCACGTGCTTTcttctacaatggaaaatttTTCCTCGCATCAGAGGGTGATAATTTTCTACAAAAGTACACATTCTCCAATGCAATGGCAACCTCAATTAAACTTGGTATGTGGGAAGCTATGCTCGAACGTTACATTGATTCAATCGAATATCTAACAGATGATTTAAAACGAGGGCGACGCATACGAATGTCGCGCGCCGAGGTGCTGCGCAAAACAGGAGAACTTTTTGCTTTGCGACACGAAATCAATTTGGCGTCGGATTTGTTGGATACGCCAGATTTCTATTGGGATCGCGAAGAGTTGGAAAAATTGTACCTACAAGTGTGTTCTTACTTTAGTATTTCGCGGCGGACGAAAGTGATGAATGAAAAGATAAATCACTGCGTCGAGTTGGCTGAATTAATCTCGCACAATTTGAATGACGCACATCATATTCGTTTGGAATGGATGATTATTATACTGATTATGGTAGAAGTTGGGTTCGAAACAGTACACTATATGGACCGTTTTTATAGCAAAGATGAAGAGGATGCAGCCCTATCACATTGA